In Halopseudomonas xinjiangensis, a single genomic region encodes these proteins:
- a CDS encoding tetratricopeptide repeat protein, with product MTTSFSRYARSALFACLALPAGAWAQSGNSLLISTEERCALNRVDDESLPLALESCEDIAEAGNLHAQYELGEFYYHGERTERDIETALAWYERASLQGHPGAQYRLGLMHSQGEGVERNLPQAYVILKMAAVNGKDAAMDASDTVATQMNQQELAAATQVLSTLFRNYLSQIREEQLSRSPTEAAPTMQLPEPAPSESPQP from the coding sequence GCCTGTCTCGCTCTGCCGGCAGGCGCATGGGCGCAATCGGGCAATTCGCTGCTGATCAGCACCGAGGAGCGCTGCGCGCTCAATCGAGTGGACGACGAAAGCCTGCCGCTGGCATTAGAGAGCTGCGAAGACATTGCCGAAGCCGGCAATCTCCACGCGCAATACGAGCTGGGCGAGTTCTACTATCACGGAGAGCGCACCGAGCGCGACATCGAGACCGCCCTGGCCTGGTACGAGCGAGCCTCGTTGCAGGGTCACCCCGGCGCCCAGTACCGACTCGGACTGATGCATTCTCAGGGGGAAGGCGTCGAGCGCAATCTGCCGCAGGCGTACGTCATCCTCAAGATGGCTGCGGTCAATGGCAAGGACGCGGCGATGGATGCCAGCGACACTGTCGCCACGCAAATGAACCAGCAGGAGCTGGCCGCAGCGACCCAGGTGCTGAGTACGCTGTTCCGCAACTATCTTTCACAGATCCGCGAGGAACAGCTCAGCCGCTCGCCGACTGAAGCTGCTCCGACCATGCAACTGCCGGAGCCGGCACCCAGCGAATCGCCTCAGCCCTAG
- the miaB gene encoding tRNA (N6-isopentenyl adenosine(37)-C2)-methylthiotransferase MiaB translates to MAKKLFIQTHGCQMNEYDSSRMADLLGEHQAMELTDSPDDADVILLNTCSIREKAQEKVFSELGRWRPLKERNPDLVIGVGGCVASQEGTAIRDRAPYVDVVFGPQTLHRLPEMINAARSTRKPQVDVSFPEIEKFDRLPEPRVDGPTAFVSIMEGCSKYCSFCVVPYTRGEEVSRPFDDVIAEVIHLAENGVREVTLLGQNVNGYRGQTHDGEIADLADVIRVVAAIDGIDRIRYTTSHPLEFSDSLIQAHAEVPELVKYLHLPVQSGSDRVLAGMKRNHTALEYKSRVRKLKAAVPDILLSSDFIVGFPGETDRDFEQTMKLVEDIGFDFSYSFIYSARPGTPASDLVDDTPTEVKKQRLKILQDRINQQGFANSRRMVGTRQRILVTDYSKKDPGMLQGRTEHNRIVNFRSASPQLIGQFVDVHIDEALPHSLRGTLLDGQTLH, encoded by the coding sequence ATGGCCAAGAAACTTTTTATCCAGACCCACGGTTGCCAGATGAACGAGTATGACAGCTCGCGCATGGCCGACCTGCTCGGCGAACATCAGGCAATGGAACTGACCGACAGTCCGGACGACGCCGACGTCATCCTGCTCAATACCTGCTCGATTCGCGAGAAGGCGCAAGAGAAGGTATTTTCCGAGCTGGGACGCTGGCGTCCGCTCAAGGAACGCAACCCTGACCTGGTGATCGGCGTCGGTGGCTGCGTGGCGAGCCAGGAAGGTACGGCGATCCGCGACCGCGCGCCCTACGTCGACGTGGTATTCGGCCCGCAGACACTGCACCGCCTGCCCGAGATGATCAATGCCGCTCGCAGCACGCGCAAGCCGCAGGTGGACGTGTCGTTCCCGGAGATCGAGAAATTCGACCGCCTGCCCGAGCCTCGCGTGGATGGCCCGACTGCGTTCGTATCGATCATGGAAGGTTGCAGCAAGTACTGCAGCTTCTGTGTGGTCCCCTATACCCGTGGAGAGGAAGTCAGCCGGCCGTTCGATGACGTGATCGCAGAAGTCATCCATCTTGCAGAGAACGGCGTGCGCGAGGTGACCCTGCTCGGCCAGAATGTGAACGGCTACCGCGGGCAGACGCATGACGGCGAGATCGCCGACCTGGCTGACGTGATCCGGGTGGTCGCGGCCATCGATGGCATCGATCGCATTCGCTATACCACATCGCACCCGCTGGAATTTTCCGACAGCCTGATCCAGGCGCACGCCGAAGTGCCGGAGCTGGTCAAGTATCTGCACCTGCCTGTGCAGTCCGGCTCCGACCGGGTGCTGGCCGGCATGAAGCGAAACCATACCGCGCTGGAGTACAAGTCCCGGGTGCGCAAGCTCAAGGCGGCGGTACCGGACATCCTGCTCAGCTCGGATTTCATCGTCGGGTTCCCCGGCGAAACCGACCGCGACTTCGAGCAGACCATGAAGCTGGTCGAAGATATCGGCTTCGACTTTTCCTACTCGTTCATCTACAGCGCCCGACCCGGCACGCCGGCCTCGGATCTGGTGGACGATACCCCGACGGAAGTGAAGAAGCAGCGCCTGAAAATCCTTCAGGACCGCATCAATCAGCAGGGATTCGCCAACAGTCGGCGCATGGTCGGCACTCGCCAGCGCATCTTGGTGACCGACTACTCGAAGAAAGATCCGGGCATGCTTCAGGGCCGGACCGAACACAACCGCATCGTCAACTTCCGCAGTGCCAGCCCGCAGCTGATCGGTCAGTTCGTCGATGTGCATATCGATGAGGCACTACCGCACTCGCTCCGGGGAACTCTGCTCGACGGCCAGACTCTCCACTGA
- a CDS encoding DUF1820 family protein produces the protein MSKETQPIFRVIFHNQGQVYELYARQIFQSELWGFLEVEELVFGERSQMLVDPSEEKLKTQFEGVSRSFIPIPAVVRIDEVERAGQAKISEAKGGNVMAFPMPSGPGPSR, from the coding sequence ATGAGCAAAGAGACACAACCGATTTTCCGGGTGATATTCCATAACCAGGGACAGGTCTACGAACTCTACGCCCGGCAGATATTCCAGAGCGAGCTGTGGGGCTTTCTCGAGGTGGAAGAGCTGGTATTCGGCGAACGATCGCAGATGCTCGTCGATCCCAGCGAGGAAAAACTCAAAACCCAGTTCGAGGGCGTCAGTCGCAGCTTCATCCCGATTCCCGCTGTCGTGAGAATCGACGAGGTGGAACGGGCGGGGCAGGCGAAGATCAGCGAGGCCAAGGGTGGTAACGTGATGGCCTTCCCCATGCCGAGCGGCCCGGGTCCCTCCCGCTAG